One stretch of Pradoshia sp. D12 DNA includes these proteins:
- a CDS encoding helix-turn-helix transcriptional regulator, which produces MDQTLKITNVLSDPTRYYIYQHIAKRHSEVTVQEIADIFEIHPNVARLHLTKLEDVNMLVSETKKTGKGGRPSRLYRLSDDVIQLNFPYRDYQLLAKIALQTMFSLGEAGKEALFNTGRLFGKDLAEQHMKGIGESQDSLSFDHKLSIIKDASTTAGFYPEFITAEDHSTIFFRIHNCPFKEIAFEQKEAVCGMHYEFLRGMFSVLFDSIELIEEENMFDHAGCQACTYKMLAGN; this is translated from the coding sequence ATGGACCAAACATTAAAAATTACCAATGTATTATCAGATCCGACCAGATACTATATTTATCAGCATATAGCTAAAAGGCACAGCGAGGTGACGGTACAGGAAATTGCGGATATATTTGAGATTCACCCCAATGTTGCGCGTTTACATTTAACAAAGCTCGAAGATGTAAATATGCTTGTTTCTGAAACTAAGAAAACAGGAAAAGGTGGAAGACCAAGCAGATTATATAGATTATCAGATGATGTCATACAATTAAACTTCCCTTACCGCGATTACCAACTGCTTGCAAAAATAGCCCTTCAGACAATGTTCTCACTGGGAGAAGCAGGTAAGGAAGCGTTATTCAATACCGGAAGATTATTTGGGAAAGATTTGGCTGAACAGCATATGAAAGGAATTGGAGAAAGTCAGGACAGCCTGTCTTTCGACCACAAACTCTCTATCATAAAAGATGCATCGACTACTGCTGGATTCTATCCGGAATTCATAACAGCTGAGGATCATTCAACCATTTTCTTTAGAATACACAACTGTCCTTTTAAAGAAATTGCCTTTGAGCAAAAAGAAGCCGTATGCGGAATGCATTATGAGTTTTTACGCGGTATGTTCAGCGTCCTTTTTGATTCAATCGAATTAATAGAAGAGGAAAATATGTTTGATCATGCAGGTTGCCAAGCTTGCACATACAAGATGCTTGCCGGAAATTAA
- a CDS encoding YqzE family protein gives MSMKTNDYIKFLTIQWLVYMKQPKEVRKEQRRNHRDDRPPLMNHWFGIIPLSIEMLFKRKA, from the coding sequence ATGTCGATGAAAACAAATGACTATATAAAATTTTTAACAATTCAGTGGTTAGTGTATATGAAGCAGCCAAAGGAAGTACGTAAAGAGCAACGCCGTAATCATAGAGATGATCGGCCGCCATTAATGAACCATTGGTTCGGAATCATTCCTTTATCGATTGAAATGCTCTTTAAACGTAAGGCGTAA
- the comGB gene encoding competence type IV pilus assembly protein ComGB: protein MRSNLKSRWSCRDQARFLQELGDLLENGFTLYEGIEFSLIHGKKKYREEIKDALELLKDGHTFRDFLEWLDFEQELVGLVSYGEKHGQLSKSLQNGGEIWLKKSEDRAKLKNLLYYPVFLLVFTFTLLQVFTNYLLPKFSSMYQGAGQESNIFLKLSVLLATLVNNLPFFIIVLLTMHLFIYHYYLKKLSKIKQELLMNKIPFLRSFRKLSTTYYFSMQLGSLLKGGISIIDALTIMSQQDPKSLVKEITHHMIKSLQEGDSLESISGNLTIFMNDFERVISHGQKNSLLGEELLYYSRYLLNEMEMQTEKYIKVVQPLMFGLVAILVILLYLAILMPMISLMNTI from the coding sequence ATGAGGAGTAATCTAAAGTCCCGATGGTCTTGCAGGGATCAGGCGAGATTTCTTCAGGAATTGGGCGATTTATTGGAGAATGGCTTTACTCTTTATGAGGGTATTGAATTTTCTCTTATTCATGGAAAAAAGAAGTATCGAGAAGAAATTAAGGATGCATTGGAACTATTGAAAGATGGCCATACTTTTAGGGACTTTTTAGAATGGCTCGATTTTGAACAAGAGCTCGTTGGTTTAGTATCCTACGGTGAAAAACACGGACAGCTATCCAAATCCTTGCAGAATGGAGGCGAAATATGGCTTAAGAAAAGTGAGGATCGCGCAAAACTAAAAAATTTATTGTATTACCCAGTCTTCCTACTTGTTTTTACATTTACCTTGCTGCAAGTATTTACAAATTATTTGTTGCCAAAATTCTCAAGTATGTATCAGGGCGCAGGGCAGGAATCAAACATATTCTTAAAGTTATCCGTTTTACTGGCAACCCTCGTTAACAATCTTCCATTTTTTATCATTGTGCTCCTAACCATGCATTTGTTTATATACCACTATTATTTAAAAAAACTATCCAAAATAAAACAGGAATTACTGATGAATAAAATTCCGTTCCTGCGTTCTTTTAGAAAGCTTTCCACAACGTATTATTTTTCTATGCAGCTGGGCTCATTATTAAAGGGTGGTATTTCAATTATTGATGCGTTAACGATTATGAGTCAGCAGGATCCAAAAAGTTTAGTTAAGGAAATAACCCATCACATGATTAAAAGTCTTCAGGAGGGAGATTCATTAGAAAGCATTAGTGGGAATCTCACAATTTTTATGAATGATTTTGAGCGAGTAATCAGCCATGGGCAAAAAAATAGTTTATTAGGAGAAGAACTTCTTTACTACAGCAGATATCTGTTAAATGAGATGGAGATGCAGACTGAAAAATATATAAAGGTGGTTCAACCATTAATGTTTGGCCTTGTTGCCATTTTAGTGATCCTTCTGTATTTGGCAATATTAATGCCAATGATTTCATTGATGAATACGATATAG
- a CDS encoding YqhG family protein, which yields MQQQEILEFLVQFFTANQCEIINQGPGHLTVQLTIDMDKELMNRPFYWHYLEKVGGVPNPMSLTFILDKEAAPPDLKGEFIHFGSPRLHQIFAAAQRLSKHIRLFEEIKVTSGQMPLFPWLGVNVNISYECDRKKDLFFSIGLNLINGLFVENFIDSADKLSLTPKISDYTFTLTPIIRYQSGLHRIKTYIQNKINQDDHGWADEALVRWNKDLSLLNHFYEDKKEEETHMYDLEKEALRMQYEPRIRVSFINGGLFYLSGQAI from the coding sequence ATGCAGCAACAGGAAATTCTTGAGTTTCTCGTTCAATTTTTCACAGCCAATCAATGCGAAATCATCAATCAAGGGCCAGGTCATCTAACTGTGCAGTTGACAATTGATATGGATAAAGAACTGATGAACCGACCTTTTTATTGGCATTATCTCGAGAAAGTTGGCGGAGTGCCTAATCCGATGAGCTTAACGTTTATCCTCGACAAAGAGGCAGCTCCTCCTGATTTAAAAGGGGAATTCATACATTTCGGATCCCCTCGCCTGCACCAAATATTCGCAGCTGCCCAAAGACTATCGAAGCATATCCGCTTATTTGAGGAGATTAAAGTGACTAGTGGTCAGATGCCTTTATTTCCTTGGTTAGGTGTAAATGTTAATATCTCCTATGAATGCGACCGAAAAAAGGATTTATTCTTTTCAATAGGATTGAACCTGATTAACGGTCTTTTCGTTGAAAATTTCATTGATTCAGCTGATAAACTGTCGCTTACACCTAAAATATCTGATTATACATTTACCCTTACACCAATTATTCGGTATCAAAGCGGATTGCATCGTATCAAAACTTATATCCAAAATAAAATTAATCAGGATGACCATGGGTGGGCTGATGAGGCTCTCGTGCGCTGGAATAAAGATTTGAGTTTACTGAACCATTTTTATGAGGATAAAAAAGAAGAGGAAACTCACATGTATGACCTTGAAAAAGAAGCATTACGAATGCAATATGAACCCAGAATCCGTGTCAGCTTCATAAATGGCGGCCTTTTTTATCTTAGCGGTCAGGCTATCTAA
- a CDS encoding shikimate kinase, whose protein sequence is MKAIYLIGFMGAGKTTVGRALAEKMQCPFYDSDQTVVERTGRSIPQLFDEVGEDGFRDLEQQALQSLPIENCIIATGGGIILREDNRKYMKGKGTVIWLHANPTEIIKRLETDSSRPLLSGNKEEQIVQLYQKRVDLYKLAADLQIHTDRKTKMEITEEILMKITIN, encoded by the coding sequence ATGAAAGCCATTTATTTAATTGGATTTATGGGAGCTGGGAAAACGACTGTGGGTAGGGCTCTCGCCGAAAAAATGCAGTGTCCCTTTTATGATAGTGATCAGACGGTGGTTGAACGTACAGGAAGGTCGATTCCACAGCTCTTTGATGAAGTAGGTGAAGATGGATTCAGGGACCTAGAACAGCAGGCATTGCAATCATTGCCTATCGAAAATTGTATCATCGCGACAGGCGGGGGTATCATTCTTAGGGAAGACAACCGGAAATATATGAAGGGAAAGGGAACCGTTATTTGGCTCCATGCCAATCCGACAGAAATCATAAAAAGGCTTGAGACTGACTCATCACGCCCTTTATTGTCTGGAAATAAAGAGGAACAAATAGTGCAGCTTTATCAAAAGAGGGTTGACCTATATAAGCTAGCTGCTGATTTACAGATTCATACGGACAGAAAAACAAAAATGGAGATTACAGAAGAGATATTAATGAAAATCACCATAAACTAG
- the gcvPA gene encoding aminomethyl-transferring glycine dehydrogenase subunit GcvPA: MKHRYLPMTEQDTEQMLTAIGVESIDDLFSDIPEKVRFKGEYKLKKAKSESALLKELTELAEKNANLRTHSSFLGAGVYDHYMPVIVDHVISRSEFYTAYTPYQPEISQGELQAIFEFQTMICELTGMDVANSSMYDGGTALAEAAMLSAGHTRRKKLLVSETVHPESRAVLSTYAKGQYLELEVVPCKNGVTDTEQLAGMMTDEVAGFITQYPNFFGRIENLAEIEQIVHEHKGMLIVSSNPLSLGVLKPPGDFGADIVIGDAQPFGIPAAFGGPHCGYFAVTSKLIRKVPGRLVGQTVDEDGKRGFVLTLQAREQHIRRDKATSNICSNQALNALAASVAMTALGKKGVQEMALQNLQKAHYAKEQLKANGLEIAFEGPSFNEFVVKLNGSVAAANKMLLQKGIIGGYDLACDYPALTNHMLVAVTELRTKEEIDRFAQELGDFHE; the protein is encoded by the coding sequence ATGAAGCATCGTTATTTACCAATGACAGAGCAGGATACTGAACAGATGTTAACAGCGATTGGTGTAGAATCAATCGATGACTTATTTTCTGATATACCTGAAAAAGTAAGGTTTAAGGGTGAATACAAGCTAAAAAAAGCAAAGTCTGAATCAGCACTTCTGAAAGAATTAACTGAGCTGGCCGAGAAAAATGCCAATCTCAGGACCCATAGTTCTTTTCTTGGAGCGGGAGTATATGACCATTACATGCCAGTCATCGTTGATCACGTTATCTCAAGATCAGAGTTTTATACCGCTTATACACCGTATCAACCGGAGATTTCCCAGGGAGAATTGCAGGCTATTTTTGAATTTCAAACGATGATTTGTGAACTGACCGGAATGGATGTGGCGAACTCCTCCATGTATGATGGGGGAACTGCTCTGGCCGAGGCAGCCATGCTCTCAGCAGGACATACACGTCGTAAGAAACTGCTTGTTTCAGAGACAGTGCACCCGGAATCACGGGCTGTTTTATCCACTTATGCAAAAGGCCAATATCTTGAGCTTGAAGTTGTCCCCTGTAAAAATGGAGTGACGGATACAGAACAATTGGCGGGTATGATGACTGATGAGGTAGCTGGTTTTATTACTCAATATCCAAACTTCTTTGGCCGAATCGAAAACTTAGCTGAAATTGAACAAATTGTTCATGAACATAAAGGAATGTTAATTGTTTCAAGTAACCCACTTTCACTTGGTGTCTTGAAACCGCCGGGTGATTTTGGTGCAGATATTGTCATAGGGGATGCACAGCCGTTCGGAATCCCGGCTGCATTTGGCGGACCTCATTGCGGATATTTTGCAGTTACTTCTAAGCTGATAAGAAAAGTACCTGGACGTTTGGTTGGCCAAACGGTTGATGAGGATGGGAAGCGTGGGTTTGTATTAACCTTGCAGGCGAGGGAACAGCATATTCGTCGCGATAAAGCGACCTCGAATATTTGCTCTAACCAAGCATTAAATGCTCTCGCAGCCTCTGTGGCAATGACTGCGTTAGGTAAGAAAGGCGTGCAGGAGATGGCGCTTCAAAATCTCCAAAAAGCGCATTATGCAAAGGAGCAATTAAAAGCAAATGGACTTGAAATTGCCTTTGAAGGACCTTCTTTCAATGAGTTTGTTGTTAAGTTAAATGGTTCTGTAGCTGCAGCTAATAAAATGCTCCTACAAAAAGGCATAATTGGTGGTTATGATTTAGCTTGTGATTATCCTGCCTTAACCAATCATATGCTTGTGGCAGTGACGGAGCTGCGTACAAAAGAAGAGATTGATAGATTTGCACAGGAATTGGGGGATTTCCATGAATAA
- the comGG gene encoding competence type IV pilus minor pilin ComGG: MNLLKNERGIFMPVALLFFSVIFIICMYSIGNMAQEVNYHKYQTEWLITTYLGDTGTHAAILMLDDDSVPETKGEWIYYNGRIAYHIKPLERGFYEISLDIQTDHKVRRETITYSTEAKKVVKWIDS, translated from the coding sequence TTGAACCTTCTTAAAAATGAACGTGGGATATTTATGCCTGTTGCTTTATTGTTTTTTTCGGTTATTTTTATCATTTGTATGTATTCGATAGGAAATATGGCTCAGGAAGTGAATTATCATAAGTATCAAACCGAATGGTTAATTACCACCTATCTGGGTGATACGGGTACACATGCTGCAATCTTAATGCTTGATGATGATAGTGTTCCTGAGACAAAAGGGGAATGGATTTATTATAATGGAAGAATAGCCTATCATATAAAACCGCTTGAGAGAGGGTTCTATGAGATCTCACTGGATATTCAGACGGATCATAAGGTGAGACGGGAGACGATTACGTACTCAACTGAAGCAAAGAAAGTAGTGAAATGGATAGATAGTTAG
- the comGA gene encoding competence type IV pilus ATPase ComGA translates to MLTIDKLAEKVVTEAVKFKASDIHIVPQRKKTHLYYRIHNRLFSEGSYQRDRAQRLISHFKFMAGMDIGEKRRPQSGALTMFVSNKWIGLRLSTLPTPYSESLVIRIIPSLQTLPIEEISLFPKMSTTLISMLKHSHGLMIICGPTGSGKTTTLYSMLHHAKNTVNRNIITLEDPVEHQSDDAIQVQINEKAGISYSVGLKAALRHDPDIIMIGEIRDAETARIAVRAALTGHLILTTMHASDVLGAVRRLLEFGIDKEEAKQTLLGVTSQRLLELHCPFCKGECSPYCLMEKSRGRVSVHEMIYGNELAKVWAEMEGDDVNFHYPELSSLISKAVAYGFVNQKEYERWVHEE, encoded by the coding sequence TTGCTCACCATCGATAAGTTAGCTGAAAAAGTTGTAACAGAAGCAGTAAAATTCAAAGCCTCAGATATCCACATTGTTCCCCAACGCAAGAAAACCCATCTTTACTATCGGATTCACAATCGCTTATTTTCAGAAGGCAGTTACCAAAGAGACAGGGCCCAACGACTCATCTCTCATTTTAAATTTATGGCCGGCATGGATATAGGAGAAAAAAGACGTCCTCAGTCAGGGGCCTTAACGATGTTTGTTTCAAATAAATGGATTGGTCTCCGATTATCCACCTTGCCTACCCCATACTCTGAATCTCTCGTCATTCGTATTATTCCAAGTTTACAAACTCTCCCAATCGAAGAAATCTCCTTATTTCCAAAAATGTCAACTACGTTAATTTCCATGCTTAAACATTCCCATGGATTAATGATCATCTGTGGACCGACTGGAAGTGGTAAAACTACAACTTTATATTCCATGCTCCATCATGCCAAAAATACCGTTAACCGAAATATTATTACACTGGAAGATCCTGTTGAACATCAGTCCGATGATGCCATTCAAGTCCAGATTAATGAAAAAGCCGGTATCAGTTATTCAGTAGGCTTGAAAGCTGCCCTGCGCCACGATCCCGATATTATCATGATTGGAGAAATCAGGGATGCTGAAACGGCCAGAATAGCGGTGCGCGCCGCTTTAACAGGCCACTTAATCTTAACTACGATGCATGCCAGTGATGTATTGGGTGCAGTTAGAAGGCTTTTGGAATTTGGGATAGACAAGGAGGAGGCAAAGCAAACTCTTTTAGGTGTAACCTCCCAAAGATTATTGGAATTGCACTGTCCTTTTTGTAAGGGTGAATGCTCACCGTACTGCCTTATGGAAAAGAGCAGAGGGCGGGTAAGTGTGCATGAAATGATTTATGGCAATGAATTGGCGAAGGTTTGGGCAGAGATGGAGGGAGATGATGTGAACTTTCATTATCCGGAATTATCTTCTCTCATCAGCAAGGCTGTTGCCTATGGATTTGTGAATCAAAAAGAGTATGAGAGGTGGGTGCATGAGGAGTAA
- a CDS encoding DUF2626 domain-containing protein, whose product MDRMFRVCGFWTGIMAVMFFVGGMHTTSLIFFGQTGFFVILSYLKLSERMYLYVFGAYLTVFFAGFTYWTTFMMTPGAGH is encoded by the coding sequence ATGGACAGAATGTTCAGAGTATGTGGTTTCTGGACTGGAATTATGGCAGTCATGTTCTTTGTTGGCGGTATGCATACTACATCACTCATCTTTTTCGGTCAAACTGGTTTCTTTGTTATTTTAAGCTATTTAAAATTGTCTGAAAGAATGTACTTATATGTTTTCGGTGCTTATTTAACAGTTTTCTTTGCAGGGTTCACCTATTGGACAACGTTCATGATGACTCCTGGAGCGGGACATTAA
- the comGC gene encoding competence type IV pilus major pilin ComGC, producing MKYKNEQGFTLIEMLIVMLVISVLLIITVPNVMKNQEAVNSKGCEAFVKMVEGQVQAYKLKEGTLPTMEKLISSGFLKEDVKCPEGKTAVISDDGTVTLQGQ from the coding sequence ATGAAATACAAAAATGAACAAGGTTTTACCTTGATTGAGATGTTGATTGTCATGCTGGTTATATCAGTTCTATTGATTATTACAGTACCCAATGTAATGAAAAACCAGGAAGCAGTTAATAGTAAGGGATGCGAGGCATTCGTAAAGATGGTTGAGGGACAGGTACAAGCCTATAAATTAAAGGAAGGTACGCTTCCGACGATGGAGAAGCTTATCTCTTCTGGTTTTTTAAAAGAGGATGTTAAATGTCCGGAAGGAAAAACCGCGGTGATTTCGGATGATGGGACTGTAACTCTTCAGGGACAATAA
- the comGD gene encoding competence type IV pilus minor pilin ComGD — protein sequence MEKNEEGFTLVEVLIVLGCLTLMLTIASAVTSKMFETYEQQAFLNQLEKDIYYAQVYAMENNTYVLLRFVTDQNEYSAYSYKTNSHIISTQKAESIKFKKVGNVPITYIPAGNIQNPTTIYLTDKNGKTIYKLVFQLGRGRFYISKV from the coding sequence ATGGAAAAGAACGAAGAAGGGTTTACGTTAGTAGAGGTGTTGATTGTACTTGGATGTCTGACGTTAATGCTGACTATAGCAAGTGCGGTTACAAGTAAAATGTTTGAAACATATGAACAGCAAGCATTTTTAAATCAACTGGAGAAGGATATTTACTATGCTCAGGTCTATGCAATGGAAAATAACACGTATGTCTTACTAAGATTTGTAACTGACCAAAATGAATATTCAGCTTACTCATACAAAACAAACAGTCATATTATTTCGACTCAGAAGGCCGAATCAATCAAGTTTAAAAAAGTTGGCAATGTGCCAATTACCTATATTCCAGCAGGAAATATCCAAAATCCAACAACAATCTATTTAACCGATAAAAATGGTAAAACGATATACAAGCTTGTCTTTCAATTAGGGAGGGGGAGATTTTATATATCAAAAGTATAA
- the gcvT gene encoding glycine cleavage system aminomethyltransferase GcvT, with amino-acid sequence MGELKQTPLISVYREYGGKTIDFGGWELPVQFSGIKQEHESVRTKAGLFDVSHMGEFMIKGAGSLPFLQLMMTNDVSKLKTGRAQYTAMCYENGGTVDDLIIYKKGEDDYLLVVNASNIDKDFEWLKKHASEDVELKNISEQIGQLALQGPLAADILQNLAEEVDLNTIGFFAFREDVMINGISVLVSRTGYTGEDGFELYCKSEDTVKLWKDLLEFGKDKGLVPCGLGARDTLRFEAKLPLYGQELSPEITPIEAGIGFAVKTDKEHFIGKEVLKEQKENSAPRKLVGIEMIDRGIPRHGYPVFVKDENIGEVTTGTQSPTLKKNVGLVLINVEFANLDEVVEVEIRGKRLKAKIVSTPFYKRTQAGGVKK; translated from the coding sequence ATGGGAGAATTAAAGCAGACTCCGCTGATCAGTGTGTACAGGGAGTATGGAGGAAAAACAATTGATTTTGGCGGCTGGGAACTGCCTGTCCAATTTTCAGGCATTAAACAGGAGCATGAATCAGTGCGTACAAAAGCAGGCCTCTTTGATGTATCACATATGGGCGAATTCATGATTAAGGGTGCTGGGTCTTTACCATTTTTGCAGCTGATGATGACCAACGATGTCAGTAAGCTGAAAACGGGCCGGGCACAGTATACTGCTATGTGCTATGAGAATGGCGGAACGGTTGATGACCTGATTATTTATAAAAAAGGTGAAGATGATTATTTGTTAGTTGTGAACGCATCTAATATTGATAAAGATTTTGAGTGGTTAAAAAAGCATGCGAGCGAAGATGTAGAACTAAAAAATATATCGGAACAAATAGGGCAATTGGCATTACAGGGACCGCTTGCAGCTGATATATTACAGAACCTTGCAGAGGAAGTAGATCTCAATACCATTGGTTTCTTTGCTTTTCGTGAAGATGTCATGATAAATGGCATTAGTGTACTTGTTTCAAGAACTGGCTACACCGGTGAAGATGGATTTGAATTGTACTGTAAGAGCGAAGATACAGTGAAGCTTTGGAAAGATCTTTTAGAATTCGGTAAGGATAAGGGATTGGTTCCATGTGGACTTGGGGCAAGAGATACGCTTCGGTTTGAAGCAAAACTTCCTTTATATGGCCAAGAGTTATCTCCAGAGATTACACCTATCGAAGCGGGGATTGGGTTCGCTGTAAAAACCGATAAAGAACATTTTATTGGTAAGGAAGTTTTAAAGGAACAGAAGGAAAATAGCGCCCCTAGAAAGCTTGTCGGAATCGAAATGATTGACCGCGGTATTCCGAGACATGGGTACCCGGTTTTCGTTAAGGATGAAAACATCGGGGAAGTGACCACTGGAACACAATCCCCAACCTTAAAGAAAAACGTAGGCCTTGTCCTGATTAATGTAGAATTCGCTAACCTTGATGAGGTAGTCGAGGTTGAGATACGGGGAAAAAGATTAAAGGCGAAAATTGTTAGTACTCCATTTTATAAACGCACTCAGGCAGGAGGAGTAAAAAAATGA
- a CDS encoding DEAD/DEAH box helicase: protein MEDGPWCSYSLFKLGLEAEKHNLIPDFNGLLAPKHLSGFTPLTHQLEAATEVIERMNGKAILADEVGLGKTIEAGLILKEYMIRGLASKILILVPASLVSQWAQELNQKFHIPAVIYRKGYGWDSECIITSIDTAKREPHRSAILEQTYDIVIIDEAHKLKNNKTKNYEFVQKVQRKFCLLLTATPIQNKLEEIFYLVSLLKPGHLGSYAKFNERFSAKKRSLKDDAYLKELVNMVMIRNKRQDTGIEWTKRKVETIFIDFTEKEQALYDGVSSFRKELPEGIGSTFSSLILQREACSSREAVYFTLKNMLDRNPDAGLSFKEAIHNLINLVELVDCNSKAKKALELIHSIKDKVIIFTEYRATQLYLQWFLKQNGITSVPFRGGFKRSKKDWMKELFEKQAQVLIATEAGGEGINLQFCHHIINFDLPWNPMRLEQRIGRIHRLGQTEDVRIYNFATRNTIEDHIMKILYEKIQLFERVVGELDDILTRLEVKNLEEHLTDILNKSKTEGEMKVKMDNLTSLIQLAQDLKKEMPSHAATGNS from the coding sequence ATGGAGGATGGCCCCTGGTGCAGCTACTCCCTTTTTAAACTCGGATTGGAGGCCGAAAAGCATAATCTGATTCCAGATTTCAACGGCCTCCTTGCACCAAAGCATTTATCAGGATTTACACCTTTAACCCATCAGCTCGAAGCTGCTACCGAAGTCATCGAAAGAATGAATGGTAAAGCCATATTAGCTGATGAAGTAGGTCTTGGTAAAACAATAGAGGCCGGTCTGATCTTAAAGGAATATATGATTCGGGGCCTGGCAAGCAAAATACTAATACTAGTCCCAGCCTCTCTCGTATCTCAATGGGCACAGGAGCTTAATCAGAAGTTTCACATACCAGCTGTCATATACAGAAAGGGGTATGGGTGGGATTCTGAATGTATAATCACTTCCATAGATACTGCTAAACGAGAGCCTCATCGTTCTGCCATACTCGAACAAACCTATGACATTGTCATCATAGATGAAGCTCACAAGTTAAAAAACAATAAAACCAAAAACTATGAGTTTGTACAAAAAGTCCAGAGAAAGTTCTGTCTACTGTTAACGGCAACCCCTATTCAAAACAAGCTAGAAGAAATTTTTTATCTTGTATCATTGCTTAAGCCAGGGCATTTGGGAAGTTATGCCAAATTTAATGAACGCTTTTCTGCTAAGAAACGTTCATTAAAGGATGATGCTTATTTGAAAGAATTGGTTAATATGGTGATGATTCGAAATAAACGTCAGGATACCGGCATTGAATGGACTAAGAGAAAGGTTGAAACCATTTTTATAGATTTCACCGAAAAGGAACAGGCTCTATATGATGGGGTTTCTTCATTTAGGAAAGAATTACCGGAGGGTATCGGGAGTACATTTTCTTCGTTAATCCTTCAGCGTGAGGCATGCAGCAGCAGGGAAGCCGTCTACTTTACGTTAAAAAATATGCTCGATCGAAACCCGGATGCCGGACTAAGCTTTAAGGAAGCCATACATAACCTTATCAACCTGGTCGAACTGGTTGATTGCAATTCAAAAGCGAAAAAAGCGCTTGAATTGATTCATTCTATAAAAGATAAGGTTATCATTTTTACCGAGTATCGAGCCACGCAATTATATTTGCAGTGGTTTCTTAAGCAAAATGGAATCACTTCTGTTCCATTCCGCGGCGGATTTAAACGTAGTAAGAAGGACTGGATGAAAGAACTGTTCGAAAAACAAGCACAAGTCTTAATTGCTACAGAAGCAGGTGGAGAAGGAATTAACCTGCAGTTTTGCCATCATATTATAAACTTTGATTTACCTTGGAATCCGATGCGACTGGAACAAAGAATCGGCCGAATTCACAGACTTGGACAAACAGAAGATGTCCGAATCTATAATTTTGCGACCAGGAATACCATTGAGGATCATATTATGAAAATTCTCTACGAAAAAATTCAATTATTTGAACGTGTCGTTGGGGAACTTGATGATATTCTAACGAGGCTGGAGGTTAAGAATCTTGAAGAGCATTTAACTGACATCCTCAATAAATCAAAAACAGAGGGTGAGATGAAGGTTAAAATGGATAATCTCACGTCTTTAATACAGCTTGCTCAAGATCTAAAAAAGGAGATGCCTTCACATGCAGCAACAGGAAATTCTTGA
- the comGF gene encoding competence type IV pilus minor pilin ComGF, with amino-acid sequence MKSCLKDDGFTLVEILFALGLFSLLSVFMTSALASITDWHVRDTNTNTRMEWNIFIRQLEREFQKTKDFGVPKSNVLLLDKSGEEITYEVYNNMVRRRVDGAGHEMVLQDIKSFHVKKEGESLLISVTLINGDKYEKRLFKRYKFEPS; translated from the coding sequence ATGAAAAGCTGCCTGAAAGATGATGGCTTTACTTTGGTAGAGATATTATTTGCTCTTGGTTTATTTTCGTTATTAAGTGTCTTTATGACGAGTGCACTTGCCAGTATAACAGACTGGCATGTCAGGGATACGAACACAAATACAAGGATGGAATGGAATATCTTTATACGTCAATTGGAACGAGAATTTCAAAAGACAAAAGACTTTGGAGTACCTAAAAGCAATGTCCTTTTACTTGATAAAAGTGGAGAAGAAATAACATATGAAGTCTATAACAATATGGTAAGAAGGCGAGTGGATGGCGCTGGGCATGAAATGGTCCTTCAAGATATTAAGAGCTTTCATGTTAAAAAAGAAGGAGAGTCACTGCTAATATCTGTGACTCTTATAAATGGTGATAAGTATGAAAAACGATTGTTCAAAAGATATAAATTTGAACCTTCTTAA